The window CAGCCGGGTTCCAAGGGCCAAAACTGCACGCTGCCCTTTATTCATCGGGAGGTCACACATGGCAGACGCGCAGGGACAATCCCCGGCACAGTCCAAGGCAAAGGTGGGATGCCTGGGCACAATCGTGGTGACGGTTGTGGTAGGCATCCTATGCATATTCGTTTTCTCTCCATGGGCATTACACATGGGCGGGCGGCTGACGCCGGCGATGCGCTGGCATGGCTACGGCAAGCTGCACTCTTCTACCGCCGCCGATTTTGGCCTGTATCTGGACATCTACTATCGCGACCCGGGGCGGCAGCGCAGTGCGGTGCAGGCGTCAAACCTGAACGGCTCGGCCATGCTTTGCAGCCCAAAGCTGCCGGGGCACAAGTACCGCTTGAGCGGCACCGTGTACAGCGCATGGCTGACCGCGGACGGCAAGAGAACGGTGATTCATCTCTACTCTCCCAAGAATGGACAGAAGCTGGATTTCAGCCTGGAAGGCGCATGGAACGGGCAGCAGTTGCTCATGAATGACAAGGGAACCCTGGCCGCCGGGTTCAATCCAGACGGAAGCCCGCACGGCGTGGGCGTGGGAGTGTACAGGCCAAGAGAAAAAGCCGACGTCACGCTGGAATACGGAAGCCAGGACGATTTTGAAACCATCTGCCGCAATCTGGGCGGAAGCAGCCGTTAACGAACGTAATCTCAAACCAACGCAAGCTCACCTGAGGAGTCTTCGTGTATTCATTCCAATCTGATCTGCGCGGTTCGTGGCGCGCGTGTGTAATTGCCTGTTCGCTCACTCTGTTCCTGGTCTCTGGATGCAGGAAAGATTCGCAAAAACAACAATCCGGTAGCGTTTCCGGCGGCAGAGTGGCCAGAACCAAGCAGGGCGGCGTCATCACGCGTCCGTTTCGCGACTTGCGCGATCTGCCCGGCACGGTCTTCGACGTAACCTACACGCCCAACACGGTGCAGATCGGTGAAGCTCAGTGGCAGAAGAGCCTGGTCAGTCTCAGTCGCGATGGCCATGTTTTTGTGTTTGACCTGGCTGACGACAAGGCCCGGCAACTTGCGCCCGGCAAAGTCATGTTCCTGGAAAACCTGGCGGTGATGAACGTGCTTTCGTCTTCTGAGATGGAAGGCCATCGCGTGATAGTGGCTGAGCGCGCCGGCCTTGGCGACCTGATCCAGCACGGGAAGATTTCCTGGAAGGCTCCCATTCAATTCGGAAACATGTCGGCCGCTCTGCCTGGAGGTAGCGACGAACGCTTGAGCGGCATGCAAGAGTGGGGCATTGTGCATGCTGATAGCGGCTCGGGGGAAGAGAAAGGCTGGCACTACAGCTTTGCCTCCACGCCCGAAGGAAAGCAATTGAACGTGCGCTTCAAGGTTTCAAAAGAGTCCAACAGCCTGGAAGTGGTACTCGACGGCAAAGGGCACATCAGCGAGTTCATGAGCGCCGCCAGCATGACGATTGAGAATGGCGGGACTTCGGACTTCTCATTCTCCAACTCCAACTTCAGCGGCGAGTTCAATATTGACTGGTCCGCCATCCGTGGCGAGGGCGACGCCGCGGGACTCGAGGACGCGTCGTTCAAGCTGCCCGCTGCGCTCGTCACGCCGCTGCCTATTGCCGGAATTCCATTTGTACTCAAGGTGGAAGAGAACTTCATCGTGAAGCCGGGATTTGGAGCCAAGAAGGAACTGGCCAAAGGCTCATTTACAGTGAAGTTCGGGGGCGCGCAGGGAATCTCGGTGACCAACGGCGCTCCGTCCTCGGCGGGCACCGCGGAGGCCGATGGCAAGATGAAGGACACAACCACCGTGTCGCTGGCTCCGCACGCCATCCTGATCGGTGTTTCGGTGCCTAAACTATCGCTCAACCTGGGGACCGAGAGCGGCTTCGAGGTTTTGGAGAAGGACATCCCCTCGGGCTTTGCCGACCGGGTTGCGGCATCGCTCGCCAAAAACACTCTGGCCCAGAAAGCCAAAGACTATTTCAAGAATGAAGCGTCAGCCTACGTTCAGGTGGTCACGGTTTTCACCATGACCTCGGCAGGTTCGTTGAGCCTGGTGCCCTGCAAGCTGGAAAGAATCACCGTGACCGGGCAGGCAGGGGCTGACCTGAAAATCCTGGGAAAACAGGCCGGTGACAAGAAGATGGATCTATTCCATAAGGAAGTTGTCATGCGACAGCCCGACATCAAAGCGTGTGGAGAAAAGTAGCAACGGCAAAGGGTGGTGCTGAAGACTATCTCGTCCTTGGGAACAACGTGTAGAAATTCTCCGCCGTTCTCTCGCCGATCTCTTCCTTTGTCGTGCCCCGCAACTGCGCTATGGCTTCCGCGGTGTTCACGACAAACGCCGGCTCATTCCGCTTGCCGCGATGCGGCGCCGGCGCCAGGTAGGGCGAGTCGGTTTCGATTAACATGCGGCCGAGCGGAACTTGTTTTGCGGCTTCGCGAATATTCTCCGCTTTGGGAAAGCTGACGTTGCCTGCGAAGGAGATGTAGAACCCTATATCCAGCGCTGCTTGCGCGTGCTTCCATTCGCCGGTGAAACAATGCAGGATTCCCGGCAGCCCGCTGGGCGCCCAATCCTCGCGCAGCATGTCCAGCGTGTCGTCCCAGGCGTTCTCGCTGTTGTTGCTGGGACGGCAGTGAATAATGATGGGCAGCTTGGCCGCGCGGGCGAGCTCCATCTGGCGGCGAAAGACTTCCTTCTGCACCTCGCGCGGCGAGTGGTCGTAAAAATAGTCCAGGCCAATCTCGCCCCAGGCAATGATCTTGGGATGTTTTGCCAACGCCGTCATCTCTTCGTAGTCAGCGTCGGTAGCCACGTGGGCTTCATGTGGATGCAGCCCGGTGCTGGCGAAGATCCAGTCATGCTGCTCGGCAACTTTCAAGCCGCAGTCATACGTCCCTGGCCCCGTTCCGCTGCCGATGGCCAGAATCCGCTCAAGTCCAGCCTCACGCGCGCGCGCCAGCATCGCATCGCGATCTTGATCGAATTTGCTGCCCTCTACATGGGCGTGGGAATCAATGTACAAAGGCTCTCCGAATCAATGATGAAAATGACGATAAGTCGCAAGTACATCCCAAATTAAGTGACTAAGAATCACAGGCCATAACCTCCGCCACACCGCGAAGTAGATAGCCGAGATGGCGAATCCCGTCCCCACGATGAGCGCGCCTGCCAGACCATAATAAAGGTGATAGCTGGTTTGAAACGCAACGCTAGCCAGTGCGGCCAACCACACTGGCCAGGAAAGGTCGATCAACTCTGTCATCAAGTAGCCACGTACCAGGATTTCCTCAAAGAATGGCGCGGCCACGCTGTACCCGGTCATGAGGACCATGGAAACACCCAAAAATACGGCGTCAGTGTTTCGATACTGAAAGTACTCCTGGTTCCAGAAATAGTAGCCAAGCTGAAAGATCGCAGAGCACGCGTAGTACGCCACCCAAGACACAACGAAAAGGGCCAGCCCTTTGAATGCGTCCAGCCAGTGAAAAGCCAGGCCAATATCTTTTAATTTTCTTCCCTGCCTTCGCAGCAAAAGAAATAAGAGCGCCAGCGCGCCAATTTCGTGAAGCAGGCTGTTGGTGAAGCGCCAGTTTATGTAGGAAGGATCTGTCTTGACTGGAACGAAGAAGAGAAACAAAGCAGATGAAATAGGCCCGCTGAAGCCGATGAACAACACCAGCACAAGATCCGCGATCCTGTGCCGACGGGTTACCTGATGTGGTGGATCAGCAGGAGGTGAAGTTTCGGATGACTGCTCTTGGTCTGTAAGTGTCATTCGTCGCAGTAAGCAAGCCTATTTCAGCTTCGCCCCTACCGGCACATCTTCCAAAAAGCTGGCCAGCACCGGCAGGCCTTCTTCACCGGCGGACGCCGCCACGATCATTCCGTTCGATTCCAGTCCGCGCAGCTTGCGCGGCGCCAGGTTGGCGACGATCACCACTTTGCGTCCGATCAACTTCTCCGGATCGTAGGCCAAGGCAATTCCCGCCACCACCTGGCGAACTTCGGTACCTATGTCCACTTCCAGGCGCAGCAGCTTGTCGGCGCCTTTTACCTTTTCCGCGTGCTTGACCAGGCCTACGCGCATTTCAACTTTCAGGAAGTCGTCAATGCTGATTTTCCCGTCGGGCAGGGCAGCGGCCGGCTTCGGCGTAGCAGTCGCGGCGGCTGGCGTTGTGCCGCCGGCAGCCGGCGCAGGTGACAGCGCTGCCGTCGCACTGGCCGGCTGGGCTTCCGTTTGAACTGCGGGTGTTTGAACTGCGGGCGCTGGTTTGGAGCGCTCTTGTTCCATTTGTTGCATCCTTTCGACTGCGGATTTATCAGCACGCGGAAACACCGGCTCAATCTTGCCCAGCTTGCAGGCCAGCGGAAGCTGGCCCCACTTGATCTCCGCCAGGTCGAACTTGGTTATGTCGCCCAGCCCCAACTGCCGCCATATCTTGTCTGTGGATTCCGGCAGGACGGGATGCGCCAAGGCGGTCACAATGCGCAGCGCTTCAGCAGCGGTGTAAAGAACGGTCGCCAGCCGGGCCTTGTTCTCCTCGCCCTCTTTTTCAGCCAACGCCCACGGCTCTTCTTCCACCAGGTATTTGTTCACCGACCCCACCAGCGCCCACGCCGCTTCCAGCGCCCGCGAGAACTGGAAATCTTCAAAGAACACGTTGAAGTCAATGATCGCCGTCTCCGCCTGGTTGCGAATGACAGCGTCAGAATCCTTCTTTGCCGCCAGCGACGAAGGATACGGCACCGCGCCGCCGAAATAACGGTTGATCATGGTCAGCGTGCGGCTGGAAAGATTGCCCAGATCGTTGGCCAGGTCAGAGTTGTAGCGCTGTATCAGCGCGTCAAAACTGAACGACCCATCCTGGCCGAACACAACTTCCCGCAGCAGGAAATAACGCAGCGCGTCATTGCCCAGCACATCAATCACCGTCTCCGCGCGGACAATATTCCCGCGGGTCTTGGACATCTTGCTCTTTTCAAACAGCAGCCAGCCGTGCGCGATGATGGTCTGGGGTAGCGGCAGGCCAGCGGCCATGAGGAACGCCGGCCAGTACACGCAATGAAAGCGGATAATTTCTTTTCCGATCATCTGCACGTCGGCCGGCCAGTAGTTCGCGAATTTTTCTTGCTCCGCCTTCTCCGGCGAGCCGAATCCAATGGCCGTGATGTAATTGCTCAGTGCGTCCAGCCACACGTAGACGATATGCTTGGGTTCGCCCGGCACCGCGATGCCCCACTTGAACGTGCTGCGGCTGATGGAGAGATCGCGCAGCCCGCTCTTCACAAACGCGATCACCTCATTGCGCCGCGTCTCCGGACGGATGAAATCCGGATGGTCCTGAAAATGCTTGAGCAGCTTGTCGGCGAAGGCCGAAAGCTTGAAGTAATAGTTCTCTTCGCTCACCGTCTCGGTGATTCGTCCGCAGTCCGGACAAGGATCGCCCGGCTTGGCGCCGTCCACATAAGCTTCGTCTGAGACGCAGTACTGGCCGGTGTACGTGCCCTTGTAGATGAAGCCGTTTTTCTCCAGACGCTTCCACAATTCCTGCGCGCCCTGCTTGTGCCGAGGCTCAGTGGTGCGAATGAAATCACTGTAGGTGATGTTCATCCGGTCAAAGAGTTTGCGGAACGCCGCGGAGACTTCGTCGGTGAACGCTTGCGGTGTGGTGCCGGCGGCCGTGGCGGAGCGCTCAATCTTCTGCCCGTGCTCGTCCGTGCCGGTAAGGAAAAAAGTGTCATAGCCCAGAAGCCGTTTGCGGCGGGCCACGGCATCACACACCAGCGTGGTGTACGCATGCCCAATGTGCGGGCGCGCATTGACGTAGTAAATGGGTGTGGTGATGTAGAACTTACGGGCCTTATCCATTCTTTTGGTCCAGATAAATCTTAATCGCTTCTTGCATAACCGTCCTTAGCGGGACGTGCTGTTGTTCGGCGATGCGCCGGCAGTCTTCGTATTCCGGCGCGTAATTGCTGACGCTGCCGTTCAAGCTGGCCAGTTTCATTCGCACTTCACCCCATTGCGTGCGGACGTTGACGT is drawn from Terriglobia bacterium and contains these coding sequences:
- a CDS encoding TatD family hydrolase; the protein is MYIDSHAHVEGSKFDQDRDAMLARAREAGLERILAIGSGTGPGTYDCGLKVAEQHDWIFASTGLHPHEAHVATDADYEEMTALAKHPKIIAWGEIGLDYFYDHSPREVQKEVFRRQMELARAAKLPIIIHCRPSNNSENAWDDTLDMLREDWAPSGLPGILHCFTGEWKHAQAALDIGFYISFAGNVSFPKAENIREAAKQVPLGRMLIETDSPYLAPAPHRGKRNEPAFVVNTAEAIAQLRGTTKEEIGERTAENFYTLFPRTR
- the metG gene encoding methionine--tRNA ligase; translation: MDKARKFYITTPIYYVNARPHIGHAYTTLVCDAVARRKRLLGYDTFFLTGTDEHGQKIERSATAAGTTPQAFTDEVSAAFRKLFDRMNITYSDFIRTTEPRHKQGAQELWKRLEKNGFIYKGTYTGQYCVSDEAYVDGAKPGDPCPDCGRITETVSEENYYFKLSAFADKLLKHFQDHPDFIRPETRRNEVIAFVKSGLRDLSISRSTFKWGIAVPGEPKHIVYVWLDALSNYITAIGFGSPEKAEQEKFANYWPADVQMIGKEIIRFHCVYWPAFLMAAGLPLPQTIIAHGWLLFEKSKMSKTRGNIVRAETVIDVLGNDALRYFLLREVVFGQDGSFSFDALIQRYNSDLANDLGNLSSRTLTMINRYFGGAVPYPSSLAAKKDSDAVIRNQAETAIIDFNVFFEDFQFSRALEAAWALVGSVNKYLVEEEPWALAEKEGEENKARLATVLYTAAEALRIVTALAHPVLPESTDKIWRQLGLGDITKFDLAEIKWGQLPLACKLGKIEPVFPRADKSAVERMQQMEQERSKPAPAVQTPAVQTEAQPASATAALSPAPAAGGTTPAAATATPKPAAALPDGKISIDDFLKVEMRVGLVKHAEKVKGADKLLRLEVDIGTEVRQVVAGIALAYDPEKLIGRKVVIVANLAPRKLRGLESNGMIVAASAGEEGLPVLASFLEDVPVGAKLK
- a CDS encoding CPBP family intramembrane metalloprotease; its protein translation is MLVLFIGFSGPISSALFLFFVPVKTDPSYINWRFTNSLLHEIGALALLFLLLRRQGRKLKDIGLAFHWLDAFKGLALFVVSWVAYYACSAIFQLGYYFWNQEYFQYRNTDAVFLGVSMVLMTGYSVAAPFFEEILVRGYLMTELIDLSWPVWLAALASVAFQTSYHLYYGLAGALIVGTGFAISAIYFAVWRRLWPVILSHLIWDVLATYRHFHH